A single Blastococcus colisei DNA region contains:
- a CDS encoding acetyl/propionyl/methylcrotonyl-CoA carboxylase subunit alpha, with translation MQKVLIANRGEIAVRVARACKDEGLTSVAVYAEPDRDALHVRVADEAFALGGTTPGDSYLVIEKILEAAKQSGADAIHPGYGFLSENADFAQAVLDAGLIWIGPSPQSIINLGDKVAARHIATKAGAPLVPGTKDPVGGADEVVAFAQEHGLPVAIKAAFGGGGRGLKVARTMEEIPELFDSAVREAVSAFGRGECFVERFLDKPRHVEAQVLADTHGNVVVVGTRDCSLQRRNQKLVEEAPAPFLTDEQRARIHSSAKAICAEAGYHGAGTVEYLVGVDGSISFLEVNTRLQVEHPVSEETSGIDLVRQQFRIARGEPLEMPEDPAPRGHSIEFRINAEDAGRNFMPAPGPVERLEIPQGPGVRWDSGVETGGEVAGAFDSMLAKLIVTGATRDEALQRARRALDELIVEGMPTVIPFHRAVVRDEAFTSEPFTVHTRWIETEWDNQVPPHDAAPAERDEETPRRTVVVEVGGRRLEVSLPAGLATGGAAPGAAAKPRKRGGGHGGSAASGDSLTSPMQGTIVKVAVEDGATVEAGDLVVVLEAMKMEQPITAHKAGTISGLAAEVGAAVTSGAVLCTIAD, from the coding sequence GTGCAGAAGGTCCTGATCGCCAACCGCGGGGAGATCGCGGTCCGCGTGGCGCGCGCCTGCAAGGACGAGGGCCTGACCAGCGTGGCCGTCTACGCCGAGCCGGACCGGGACGCGCTGCACGTGCGGGTCGCCGACGAGGCGTTCGCGCTCGGCGGCACGACGCCGGGTGACTCCTACCTGGTGATCGAGAAGATCCTCGAGGCGGCGAAGCAGTCCGGCGCCGACGCGATCCACCCCGGCTACGGCTTCCTGTCCGAGAACGCCGACTTCGCCCAGGCCGTCCTGGACGCGGGGCTCATCTGGATCGGCCCCTCCCCGCAGTCGATCATCAACCTCGGCGACAAGGTCGCGGCCCGGCACATCGCCACCAAGGCCGGCGCCCCCCTCGTGCCGGGCACCAAGGACCCGGTCGGCGGCGCCGACGAGGTGGTGGCCTTCGCGCAAGAGCACGGCCTCCCCGTCGCCATCAAGGCCGCGTTCGGCGGCGGCGGGCGCGGCCTGAAGGTGGCCCGCACCATGGAGGAGATCCCCGAGCTGTTCGACTCCGCCGTCCGCGAGGCGGTCTCCGCCTTCGGCCGCGGCGAGTGCTTCGTCGAGCGATTCCTGGACAAGCCGCGGCACGTCGAGGCGCAGGTGCTGGCCGACACCCACGGCAACGTCGTCGTCGTCGGCACCCGCGACTGCTCGCTGCAGCGCCGCAACCAGAAGCTGGTCGAGGAGGCCCCCGCGCCGTTCCTCACCGACGAGCAGCGCGCCCGGATCCACTCCTCGGCCAAGGCGATCTGCGCGGAGGCCGGCTACCACGGGGCCGGCACCGTCGAGTACCTCGTCGGTGTCGACGGCTCGATCTCCTTCCTCGAGGTCAACACGCGCCTGCAGGTCGAGCACCCGGTCAGCGAGGAGACCAGCGGCATCGACCTGGTGCGTCAGCAGTTCCGCATCGCCCGGGGCGAGCCCCTCGAGATGCCCGAGGACCCCGCCCCGCGCGGGCACAGCATCGAGTTCCGGATCAACGCCGAGGACGCCGGCCGCAACTTCATGCCGGCACCCGGCCCCGTGGAGCGGCTGGAGATCCCGCAGGGCCCCGGCGTGCGCTGGGACTCCGGTGTCGAGACCGGCGGCGAGGTCGCCGGCGCGTTCGACTCCATGCTGGCCAAGCTGATCGTCACCGGCGCCACCCGCGACGAGGCGCTGCAGCGGGCCCGCCGCGCCCTGGACGAGCTGATCGTCGAGGGCATGCCGACGGTGATCCCGTTCCACCGCGCAGTGGTCCGCGACGAGGCGTTCACCAGCGAGCCGTTCACGGTCCACACCCGCTGGATCGAGACCGAGTGGGACAACCAGGTCCCGCCCCACGACGCCGCGCCGGCCGAGCGGGACGAGGAGACGCCGCGCCGGACCGTCGTCGTCGAGGTCGGCGGACGCCGGCTGGAGGTCTCGCTCCCGGCCGGGCTGGCCACCGGCGGCGCGGCTCCCGGTGCGGCCGCCAAGCCGCGCAAGCGCGGCGGCGGCCACGGCGGCTCGGCCGCCTCGGGCGACTCCCTCACGTCCCCCATGCAGGGCACGATCGTCAAGGTCGCGGTCGAGGACGGCGCCACCGTCGAGGCCGGCGACCTGGTCGTCGTCCTCGAGGCGATGAAGATGGAGCAGCCGATCACCGCGCACAAGGCCGGGACGATCTCCGGCCTCGCCGCCGAGGTCGGCGCCGCGGTGACCAGCGGCGCCGTTCTCTGCACCATCGCCGACTGA